One segment of Desulfobaculum bizertense DSM 18034 DNA contains the following:
- a CDS encoding helix-turn-helix transcriptional regulator translates to MEQNTITQGQSIQDYIPLVDFLGNFLGKDCEVVLHDTSRVERSVLAIANGHISGRTVGAPLTDLALSIVREKKYVDSTYIMEYDTVSRDGKRLHSATYFIKDPEGELLGMICLNMDVTKQFKARELLNLVIGNGGYERVFAPEDPVDHVGQAESFHDNIEELTENIIQAVISQYSIPADRLTSEEKLEIVGELNRRGVFLIKGSVSVVAKYLASSEATVYRYMQKTQDA, encoded by the coding sequence GTGGAACAGAACACCATCACACAGGGCCAGTCGATTCAGGACTACATTCCTCTCGTTGATTTTTTGGGGAATTTTTTGGGCAAGGATTGTGAAGTTGTTTTGCACGACACCTCACGTGTGGAGCGCTCTGTTCTTGCTATTGCCAACGGTCATATCAGTGGTCGGACTGTTGGTGCTCCGCTTACCGACCTTGCGCTGAGCATCGTGCGAGAAAAGAAGTATGTCGATTCGACGTATATTATGGAATACGACACCGTTTCGCGCGATGGAAAGCGGCTGCATTCTGCGACGTATTTTATCAAAGATCCTGAGGGGGAATTGCTTGGAATGATTTGTTTGAATATGGACGTGACCAAGCAATTTAAGGCTCGAGAGCTTTTGAATCTTGTGATTGGGAATGGTGGGTATGAGCGCGTCTTTGCGCCAGAAGACCCCGTCGACCATGTCGGCCAGGCTGAAAGTTTTCATGACAACATTGAGGAACTGACTGAAAACATTATTCAGGCCGTTATCAGTCAGTACAGCATTCCCGCTGATCGTCTGACTTCAGAAGAGAAGCTTGAGATTGTCGGCGAGCTGAACCGGCGTGGTGTCTTTTTGATCAAAGGAAGTGTCTCCGTCGTTGCGAAGTATCTCGCAAGCTCCGAGGCAACTGTGTATCGCTACATGCAGAAAACACAGGATGCATAG
- a CDS encoding serine dehydratase subunit alpha family protein, whose product MTSEWTQFIELLHREVVPALGCTEPIAIALAAAKAAETLGATPESIEANISGNLLKNGMGVGVPGTGQRGLDIAAAVGALGGKSEAMLEVLKDLSPQHVEQANAMLKAGKVHIDVANTDALLYCEIIVKNGDDTARVVLQDEHTGIVHVEKNGQVLEHVDTHREDAGHQAEWPLSMKKIVEFAETAPFSEISFILEAARMNEAVAKEGLLGDYGLQVGKTIEKNIKKHILGDDLLNEAVKLTSAAADARMHGVQMPVMSNSGSGNQGLTCTMPVVACAHRLKVSEERLTRALILSHLTSIHIKHNLGRLSALCGATVAGTASACGIVYLLGGSFDQVVMTINNMVGSIAGMICDGAKNGCALKVASAVDSGLRAAMLALEGHTITGREGIVSDDIEQTIQNLGRLGAEGMRETDRVILDTMVSKKNAKPAPERTPELGTEEFVH is encoded by the coding sequence ATGACGTCAGAATGGACTCAGTTTATCGAACTCCTCCACAGGGAAGTTGTTCCCGCTCTTGGGTGTACTGAACCTATTGCCATTGCTCTTGCAGCGGCAAAGGCCGCAGAGACCTTAGGCGCGACTCCAGAAAGCATTGAAGCAAACATTTCTGGAAATTTGCTGAAAAATGGCATGGGCGTTGGTGTTCCGGGTACCGGGCAGCGGGGTCTTGATATTGCCGCGGCTGTTGGAGCGCTTGGAGGAAAATCCGAGGCCATGCTGGAGGTTCTCAAGGACCTGTCACCACAGCATGTAGAGCAGGCAAATGCCATGCTCAAGGCCGGGAAGGTGCATATTGATGTTGCCAATACCGATGCACTGCTCTACTGCGAAATTATTGTAAAGAATGGTGACGACACCGCTCGTGTTGTTTTGCAGGATGAACATACAGGTATCGTCCATGTTGAAAAAAATGGACAGGTGCTTGAGCATGTAGACACGCACAGGGAAGACGCTGGGCATCAGGCTGAGTGGCCCCTGAGCATGAAAAAAATTGTGGAATTTGCGGAAACTGCTCCCTTCTCTGAAATTTCTTTCATTCTGGAAGCTGCTCGCATGAATGAAGCAGTTGCCAAGGAAGGACTTCTTGGAGACTATGGGCTGCAGGTTGGCAAAACCATTGAAAAAAACATCAAGAAGCATATTCTTGGTGACGATTTGCTGAATGAGGCAGTCAAACTCACCAGTGCTGCGGCAGACGCCAGAATGCATGGTGTGCAGATGCCTGTTATGAGTAACTCCGGGAGTGGAAACCAGGGACTGACCTGTACCATGCCTGTTGTTGCCTGTGCGCATCGGCTTAAGGTTTCTGAAGAGCGTTTGACTCGTGCGCTTATTTTGAGCCACCTCACCAGCATCCACATCAAGCACAACCTGGGCAGACTCTCTGCCTTGTGTGGTGCAACCGTGGCTGGAACCGCTTCGGCATGTGGTATTGTGTATCTTCTTGGTGGTAGCTTTGATCAGGTTGTGATGACTATCAACAACATGGTTGGAAGTATTGCTGGCATGATTTGCGACGGAGCAAAAAATGGTTGCGCCCTGAAGGTCGCTTCCGCCGTTGACTCTGGACTTCGTGCCGCCATGCTTGCCCTTGAGGGACACACAATCACAGGGCGCGAAGGTATCGTTTCGGATGACATTGAGCAGACTATTCAGAACCTTGGGCGCCTTGGCGCCGAGGGAATGCGTGAGACTGATCGGGTTATCCTTGATACTATGGTTTCAAAAAAAAACGCTAAGCCCGCTCCAGAGAGAACTCCAGAGCTAGGAACTGAAGAGTTCGTCCACTAG